The following are encoded in a window of Carya illinoinensis cultivar Pawnee chromosome 15, C.illinoinensisPawnee_v1, whole genome shotgun sequence genomic DNA:
- the LOC122297357 gene encoding vacuolar iron transporter homolog 4-like, giving the protein MASNQPSLNTAKFTTSSTDLEQQSKLELDTEEFDYSKRSQWLRAAVLGANDGLVSTASLMMGVGAVKQDVKAMILTGFAGLVAGACSMAIGEFVSVYSQLDIEVAQMKRDKKQHRGDIGGQRSEEEESESLPNPVQAAAASALAFSVGALVPLLAASFIKEYKVRVGMVVGAVSLALLVFGWLGALLGKVPAFKSVVRVLVGGLLAMAITFGLTKLIGSSGL; this is encoded by the coding sequence atGGCATCTAACCAACCATCTCTCAATACTGCCAAATTTACCACTTCCTCCACAGACCTCGAGCAACAGTCGAAGCTAGAGCTCGATACCGAGGAATTTGACTACTCTAAAAGATCTCAATGGCTACGTGCGGCTGTCTTAGGAGCAAATGATGGGTTGGTCTCAACAGCCTCGTTAATGATGGGGGTTGGAGCAGTAAAACAAGACGTAAAGGCCATGATACTTACTGGGTTTGCGGGTCTTGTTGCTGGTGCCTGCAGCATGGCCATAGGAGAGTTTGTGTCGGTGTACTCACAGTTGGACATAGAAGTCGCACAAATGAAAAGAGATAAGAAGCAGCATAGAGGGGACATTGGTGGACAGAGATCAGAAGAGGAAGAGAGCGAGAGTTTGCCAAACCCCGTGCAAGCTGCGGCAGCATCAGCACTTGCGTTTTCTGTGGGTGCATTGGTTCCACTCCTAGCAGCTTCGTTTATAAAGGAGTATAAGGTGAGGGTGGGGATGGTGGTAGGGGCAGTGAGCCTGGCTTTGTTGGTTTTTGGGTGGCTGGGGGCTCTCTTAGGTAAGGTTCCTGCGTTCAAGTCTGTCGTTAGGGTTTTGGTTGGAGGTTTGCTAGCCATGGCTATAACCTTTGGGTTGACTAAGTTAATAGGGTCAAGTGGCCTGTAA